A genome region from Bacillota bacterium includes the following:
- a CDS encoding glycosyltransferase family 4 protein: MRVLHLARPAAGGVLRFLQNVVPRLEREGIECAVACPLSMHPSLSSLHTLRWNISDRPQMLTDLHCALLARGWQKHYDLLHAHGLRTVGVLALAPPRRWVFTLHNLPPEHLAPSVRWLLNRAANSAQRVLAVSRAVRDAWLHHFPRSASKCEVIYGGVDVDAIHAHAVDIQVARQQWNLPADVPVALCVARLMEDKGVDILLKALVHAHGWFVLIVGEGPQHQSLLRMSLELGVGERARFAGYLPELDSAWSACDIAVIPSRREGLGLFALEAMAAGKPVIATNIGGLAEIVLHGETGWLIPPDDPVALANALQQAICQRPVWHDMGRRGMAHVRQHFTWEHTTQRLLDVYRRLASI; the protein is encoded by the coding sequence ATGCGCGTGTTGCATCTGGCGCGTCCAGCAGCGGGTGGGGTGTTGCGCTTCTTGCAGAACGTGGTGCCCCGTCTGGAAAGGGAAGGGATAGAGTGCGCTGTTGCCTGTCCGCTGTCCATGCATCCCTCGCTGTCTTCTTTACACACCCTGCGCTGGAACATCTCAGACCGTCCACAGATGCTGACTGACCTGCACTGCGCCTTGCTGGCAAGAGGCTGGCAAAAGCATTATGACCTGCTTCACGCACACGGATTGCGGACGGTGGGCGTTCTCGCGCTGGCGCCGCCTCGTCGCTGGGTTTTTACACTGCACAATCTCCCTCCCGAGCATCTGGCTCCCTCTGTGCGCTGGCTTCTCAACCGTGCCGCTAACTCCGCGCAACGGGTTCTGGCGGTTTCAAGGGCTGTGCGCGATGCGTGGCTGCATCATTTTCCTCGATCAGCGTCAAAGTGCGAAGTGATATACGGAGGCGTCGACGTAGATGCCATACATGCTCACGCAGTGGACATACAGGTCGCCAGGCAGCAGTGGAACCTGCCCGCTGATGTTCCCGTTGCCTTGTGCGTTGCGCGGTTGATGGAGGACAAGGGGGTAGATATCCTGCTGAAGGCACTGGTGCACGCGCACGGATGGTTTGTGCTGATTGTGGGCGAAGGACCACAGCACCAGAGCCTCCTGCGAATGTCATTAGAGCTTGGAGTAGGAGAGCGGGCGCGGTTCGCCGGCTATCTTCCCGAGCTGGATAGCGCATGGTCTGCGTGCGACATCGCGGTGATACCTTCGCGCCGGGAAGGACTGGGTTTATTTGCCCTGGAGGCAATGGCAGCGGGGAAGCCGGTCATCGCTACGAACATTGGGGGGCTGGCGGAAATTGTTTTGCATGGTGAAACAGGCTGGCTGATACCTCCAGATGACCCCGTTGCGCTCGCGAACGCCCTGCAGCAAGCTATCTGCCAGAGACCAGTGTGGCACGATATGGGACGGCGAGGCATGGCGCACGTGAGGCAACATTTCACTTGGGAGCACACCACACAGCGTCTGCTGGATGTCTACCGTCGGCTGGCAAGTATATAG
- the cdaA gene encoding diadenylate cyclase CdaA encodes MSVIEAVFKPLLVTLSELDVASTLVLLVDILAVAYLLYRLILLAKGTRAWQIMSGLFLFFLLMYISGKLGLTTLNWLMRQVLPLGPVALVILFYPELRHVLEEMGRLGFWGQSINPTGRENLTAVVNEVVRAATEMARQKIGALIVFEPYPSLDYYVSPGVPVDAKVSARLLTSLFYPGNPLHDGAVVICGDRIVAAGCTLPLTENPMIDQNVHMRHKAAIAASERGAVALVVSEETGIISVAFSGRLQRGFREDTLRERLINLLSAQPPRQALESLRQTMRWRPAWTFGRRQQEQSARTGRR; translated from the coding sequence GGTAGACATCCTCGCTGTAGCCTACCTGCTTTATCGCCTCATCCTCCTGGCAAAGGGCACCCGCGCGTGGCAAATCATGTCCGGGCTGTTCCTTTTCTTCCTGCTGATGTATATCAGCGGTAAGCTGGGCTTAACCACGCTCAACTGGCTGATGCGTCAGGTGCTGCCCCTGGGGCCTGTAGCGCTGGTTATCCTCTTTTATCCCGAGCTTCGCCATGTGCTGGAGGAGATGGGACGGCTTGGCTTCTGGGGACAGAGTATCAACCCTACGGGACGCGAGAACCTGACGGCTGTGGTCAATGAGGTGGTACGCGCCGCCACCGAGATGGCACGACAGAAAATCGGCGCGCTTATCGTGTTTGAACCGTATCCTTCGCTGGACTATTATGTCTCACCGGGCGTACCCGTAGATGCGAAGGTCAGCGCACGCTTGCTGACCTCTTTGTTTTACCCGGGCAATCCGTTGCACGACGGTGCTGTTGTTATCTGTGGCGACCGTATCGTCGCGGCGGGTTGCACTTTACCCCTGACGGAGAACCCGATGATTGACCAGAACGTGCACATGCGCCACAAGGCGGCAATAGCGGCGTCGGAAAGGGGTGCGGTCGCGCTGGTGGTTTCGGAGGAGACGGGCATCATCTCGGTTGCTTTTTCGGGAAGGTTACAGCGCGGTTTCCGCGAGGACACCCTGCGCGAGCGGCTGATAAACCTGCTCTCCGCACAACCTCCCAGACAGGCGCTGGAGAGCCTGCGCCAGACCATGCGCTGGCGTCCTGCGTGGACCTTTGGTCGACGGCAGCAGGAGCAATCTGCGCGGACGGGGAGGAGGTAG